In Holophagales bacterium, one DNA window encodes the following:
- a CDS encoding gamma-glutamyltransferase — protein sequence MTTSHPPFARTAALALASLLVLPAGMTPAAAATTAKPVLHARHWLAITGKPLAATAGARTFLAGGNAVDAACAMLAASATMWDTLGWGGETQALLWHPQLHKVIAIDGLGVAPTGATPDLFRSQGLSYPPAEGPLAAVTPGTPGALMVMLAEYGKLSLAEVLAPAIEMAEGYPIEQQLADTIERQKAKLKQWPASAAVFLPHAGQRREAPQPGEVFRQPDLKATLEKLVESERAGLAAGLDRKAAIYAAYDRFYRGDIALELVRGVQEIGGLITAGDLDRWKVEIEEPVSTSYKGIEVYKLNVWTQGPAMLQALNLLEPFDLAAMGYNSAREIHTVYQAMNLAFADRDFYYGDPYSPPEEPVRGLLSKEYAAERRKRIDPRRNDPQISHGDPYPFEGRINPYLELEATTPPTTVATPGVGIPDFAPVAEPPGAPVAEPTSVAPSPTPSGSPTPAPGGPVPPQDAPPPPRTAERGDSFEETFRRGTTSVLAADAEGWVVAMTPSGGWVPAVVAGHTGIGLSQRMQSFVLDDRENPFNVVAPGKRPRVTLTPTLAVKDGAPYLAAAVQGGDTQDQNLLQFFLGVVEFGMNAQEAAEAANFVSYQMKSSFGDHASQPGRLTVNEQVPEWVRRELRTMGYQVDAEAKTSGPINAIVFDRAHGTMWGGSSNHGEDYGVGW from the coding sequence GTGACCACGAGCCATCCGCCGTTCGCGCGCACTGCCGCGCTCGCCCTCGCCTCGCTCCTCGTGCTGCCGGCCGGGATGACACCCGCCGCCGCGGCCACCACCGCCAAGCCGGTGCTCCACGCCCGGCACTGGCTGGCGATCACCGGCAAGCCGCTCGCTGCGACCGCCGGGGCTCGGACCTTTCTCGCCGGCGGCAACGCCGTCGACGCGGCGTGCGCGATGCTCGCGGCCTCGGCCACGATGTGGGACACCCTCGGCTGGGGCGGCGAGACCCAGGCCCTCCTCTGGCACCCCCAGCTCCACAAGGTGATCGCCATCGACGGGCTCGGCGTGGCTCCGACCGGTGCCACGCCGGACCTCTTCCGCTCGCAGGGTCTCTCCTATCCGCCCGCCGAGGGCCCGCTCGCCGCGGTGACGCCGGGCACCCCCGGCGCCCTGATGGTGATGCTCGCCGAGTACGGCAAGCTCTCGCTCGCCGAGGTGCTCGCTCCGGCGATCGAGATGGCCGAGGGCTACCCGATCGAGCAGCAGCTCGCCGACACGATCGAGCGACAGAAGGCGAAGCTCAAGCAGTGGCCGGCCTCCGCCGCGGTCTTCCTGCCCCATGCGGGCCAACGACGAGAGGCCCCGCAGCCGGGCGAGGTCTTCCGCCAGCCCGACCTCAAGGCGACGCTCGAGAAGCTGGTCGAAAGCGAGCGCGCCGGGCTCGCCGCCGGGCTCGACCGCAAGGCGGCGATCTACGCCGCCTACGATCGCTTCTACCGCGGCGACATCGCCCTCGAGCTGGTGCGCGGGGTCCAGGAGATCGGCGGCCTGATCACCGCCGGCGATCTCGACCGCTGGAAGGTGGAGATCGAGGAGCCGGTCTCGACGAGCTACAAGGGGATCGAGGTCTACAAGCTCAACGTCTGGACCCAGGGACCGGCGATGCTCCAGGCGCTCAACCTGCTCGAGCCGTTCGACCTCGCCGCCATGGGCTACAACAGCGCGCGGGAGATCCACACCGTCTACCAGGCGATGAACCTCGCCTTCGCCGACCGCGACTTCTACTACGGCGATCCCTACTCCCCGCCGGAGGAGCCGGTGCGCGGCTTGCTGTCGAAGGAATATGCGGCCGAGCGGCGAAAGCGGATCGATCCACGCCGCAACGACCCGCAGATCTCTCACGGTGATCCCTATCCGTTCGAAGGACGGATCAACCCCTACCTCGAGCTCGAGGCGACCACGCCGCCGACGACCGTGGCCACGCCGGGCGTCGGCATCCCGGACTTCGCGCCGGTGGCCGAGCCGCCGGGTGCGCCGGTGGCCGAACCGACGAGCGTCGCGCCTTCACCGACCCCTTCCGGCTCGCCGACGCCCGCGCCCGGCGGTCCTGTCCCGCCGCAGGATGCACCGCCTCCCCCGCGCACCGCCGAACGCGGCGACTCGTTCGAGGAGACGTTCCGTCGCGGCACCACCTCGGTGCTCGCCGCCGACGCCGAGGGCTGGGTCGTCGCCATGACGCCTTCCGGCGGCTGGGTGCCGGCGGTCGTCGCCGGACACACCGGAATCGGACTCTCCCAGCGGATGCAGAGCTTCGTCCTCGACGACCGCGAGAACCCGTTCAACGTCGTGGCCCCGGGCAAGCGCCCGCGGGTCACGCTCACCCCGACCCTCGCCGTCAAGGACGGCGCTCCCTATCTGGCCGCCGCCGTCCAGGGCGGCGACACGCAGGACCAGAACCTGCTGCAGTTCTTTCTCGGCGTCGTGGAGTTCGGCATGAACGCCCAGGAGGCCGCCGAAGCGGCGAACTTCGTGAGCTATCAGATGAAAAGCTCGTTCGGCGACCACGCGAGCCAGCCGGGCCGGCTGACGGTCAACGAGCAGGTCCCCGAGTGGGTGCGCCGGGAGCTCCGCACGATGGGCTACCAGGTCGACGCGGAGGCGAAGACCTCGGGACCGATCAACGCCATCGTCTTCGATCGCGCTCACGGCACGATGTGGGGCGGCTCGTCGAACCACGGCGAGGACTACGGCGTCGGCTGGTGA